A genome region from Microbacterium profundi includes the following:
- a CDS encoding SGNH/GDSL hydrolase family protein, whose amino-acid sequence MSETASTTVTRRWRWGISAAAFVVLAGIGVWLMVPKPTTNVAAPELAATQLDALTETTVLFGHQSVGANILDGVAGMYADAGRTAPEIVQDEGEAQTDASIVHAFVGVNGDPLGKFTAFRDLVDGPAGDAASVAIVKLCYTDITSSTDAASVFDEYTTLMEDLEARHPDITFLYATVPLTTDRSWGANIKAFFGSDDRMGPADNRVREQYNALIREEYVDSGRLFDIAAVESTMSTEPAVRSQDGEVYHVLNAALSSDAGHLSELGSRVAAAELIRVIADVRS is encoded by the coding sequence ATGAGCGAGACAGCCAGCACGACGGTCACGCGCCGATGGCGCTGGGGAATCTCAGCAGCGGCGTTCGTTGTGCTCGCCGGGATAGGAGTGTGGCTGATGGTGCCCAAGCCGACGACGAACGTCGCCGCGCCCGAACTCGCGGCCACGCAGCTGGACGCGCTCACCGAGACGACCGTGCTGTTCGGTCACCAGTCTGTGGGGGCGAACATCCTCGACGGCGTCGCCGGCATGTACGCCGACGCCGGGCGGACGGCGCCGGAGATCGTCCAGGACGAGGGCGAAGCACAGACCGACGCCTCGATCGTGCACGCCTTCGTGGGGGTCAACGGCGACCCGCTGGGCAAGTTCACGGCGTTCCGTGACCTGGTCGACGGGCCGGCAGGAGACGCGGCTTCGGTCGCGATCGTCAAACTCTGTTACACCGACATCACCTCGTCGACGGATGCTGCGAGCGTGTTCGACGAGTACACGACCCTGATGGAAGATCTCGAGGCACGCCATCCGGACATCACGTTCCTCTACGCCACGGTGCCGCTGACGACCGACCGCAGCTGGGGCGCGAACATCAAGGCATTCTTCGGCTCGGACGATCGGATGGGGCCGGCGGACAACCGCGTGCGTGAGCAGTACAACGCGCTGATACGCGAGGAGTACGTGGACAGCGGGCGTCTTTTCGACATCGCTGCGGTGGAGTCGACGATGTCCACCGAGCCTGCCGTGCGCTCGCAGGATGGCGAGGTCTATCACGTGCTGAACGCCGCGTTGAGTTCGGATGCCGGCCACCTGAGCGAACTCGGCAGCAGGGTCGCCGCGGCAGAATTGATCCGGGTCATTGCCGACGTCCGTTCCTGA
- the rpsI gene encoding 30S ribosomal protein S9: MADTQDTTETPQNYSTSSPETVETEAAPRPVLNVPGAAVGRRKQAIARVRLVPGSGVITVNGRTLEDYFPNKLHQQLITDPFTVLNLTGAYDVIARISGGGDSGQAGALRLGIARSLNGIDAENNRATLKKAGFLSRDARVIERKKAGLKKARKAPQYSKR; encoded by the coding sequence GTGGCTGATACTCAGGACACCACCGAAACCCCTCAGAACTACTCGACCTCCAGCCCGGAGACCGTCGAGACCGAGGCGGCTCCCCGTCCGGTTCTCAACGTTCCCGGCGCAGCCGTCGGACGTCGCAAGCAGGCCATCGCCCGTGTGCGTCTGGTCCCCGGCTCGGGCGTCATCACGGTCAACGGCCGTACTCTCGAGGACTACTTCCCGAACAAGCTGCACCAGCAGCTGATCACCGACCCGTTCACGGTGCTGAACCTCACGGGTGCGTACGACGTCATCGCGCGCATCTCCGGTGGCGGCGACTCGGGCCAGGCCGGCGCACTGCGTCTCGGCATCGCCCGTTCGCTGAACGGCATCGACGCGGAGAACAACCGCGCCACCCTCAAGAAGGCCGGCTTCCTCTCTCGTGACGCTCGCGTCATCGAGCGCAAGAAGGCTGGCCTGAAGAAGGCCCGCAAGGCGCCTCAGTACTCGAAGCGTTAA
- the rplM gene encoding 50S ribosomal protein L13, with amino-acid sequence MTRTYTPKAGQIQRDWVVIDANDVVLGRLASHAAALLRGKHKATFANHLDSGDFVIIINADKVAMTGQKLQKKMAYRHSGYPGGLTKVSYEELLEKNPIRAVEKAVRGMLPKNSLGRQQLTKLKVYVGAEHPHAAQQPTTYTLDQVAQ; translated from the coding sequence GTGACGCGCACATACACCCCGAAGGCCGGGCAGATCCAGCGTGACTGGGTCGTCATCGACGCCAACGACGTCGTTCTCGGTCGCCTCGCCTCGCACGCCGCAGCGCTCCTGCGCGGCAAGCACAAGGCCACCTTCGCCAACCACCTCGACTCGGGTGACTTCGTCATCATCATCAACGCCGACAAGGTCGCGATGACGGGTCAGAAGCTCCAGAAGAAGATGGCGTACCGCCACTCGGGCTACCCGGGCGGTCTCACGAAGGTCTCCTACGAGGAGCTCCTCGAGAAGAACCCCATCCGCGCTGTCGAGAAGGCCGTCCGCGGCATGCTCCCCAAGAACAGCCTCGGTCGTCAGCAGCTGACCAAGCTCAAGGTGTACGTCGGTGCAGAGCACCCGCACGCCGCGCAGCAGCCCACGACGTACACCCTCGACCAGGTCGCCCAGTAA
- a CDS encoding class I adenylate-forming enzyme family protein, translating into MNTARYLLGTGQDTASVFVDAEKSYTYRELRDAVTTLGAQLHDMHLPAGAPVALAGPNSFFWVSAYLAIMSAGLVCVPMPATLTPEEFRSRLQWVGCRAVMFSGAEGRRHDLPADVVVLVESALLEWPGAQFEICDVELDQDAAYLLTSGTTAAPRVVRITHRNIQANTESILDYVGLKSDDRMLVVLPFSYVFGASLLHTHLRAGACLVNQPSFVYLESVVGRLAEQRCTAIAGVPSNFHALIRNSSFGSRPLPDLRLIQQAGGRMSPAIIDEIRAAHPRANLFVMYGQTEATARLSYLPPAELDGHAGSIGRGVPGVSLRVVDGSGRDAMPGQIGEIWATGENISPGYLFDERRTAEKMPGGVLRTGDLATVDADGYIYVVDRAEDFIKSWGHRIASQDVETAVMELTEVISVAAVGVPDPVAGEAVAVAVVKRPDSDLDAARLLAHCRARLPKHMVPELIEFVAQLPLNSSGKVVKREVRDRLHQIASGRSVPA; encoded by the coding sequence ATGAACACTGCTCGTTATCTGCTGGGTACAGGGCAGGACACCGCGTCGGTATTCGTTGATGCGGAGAAGTCCTACACGTACCGCGAACTGCGCGATGCCGTCACAACGCTCGGCGCACAGCTGCACGATATGCATCTGCCGGCCGGTGCTCCCGTTGCGCTGGCCGGTCCGAACAGCTTCTTCTGGGTCTCCGCATACCTCGCGATCATGTCGGCCGGTCTCGTCTGCGTCCCGATGCCGGCGACGCTTACGCCGGAGGAGTTCCGATCACGCCTGCAATGGGTCGGGTGCCGAGCGGTGATGTTCTCCGGGGCCGAGGGCCGCAGGCACGATCTGCCCGCCGATGTCGTCGTGCTGGTCGAGAGTGCACTGCTGGAGTGGCCCGGCGCGCAGTTCGAGATCTGCGACGTCGAGCTCGACCAGGACGCCGCCTACCTCTTAACCTCGGGAACAACCGCCGCGCCGCGGGTGGTGCGGATCACGCACCGCAACATCCAGGCCAACACCGAGTCGATCCTCGACTACGTCGGCCTGAAGAGTGACGATCGGATGCTGGTCGTCCTGCCCTTCTCGTACGTCTTCGGCGCCTCGCTGCTGCACACGCACCTGCGAGCCGGCGCGTGCCTTGTCAATCAGCCGTCGTTCGTCTACCTCGAATCGGTGGTGGGCAGGCTCGCCGAACAGCGTTGCACGGCCATCGCCGGAGTGCCATCGAACTTCCATGCGCTCATTCGCAACAGCTCGTTCGGCTCACGGCCGCTTCCGGATCTGCGCCTCATCCAACAGGCAGGCGGGCGGATGTCGCCGGCCATCATCGACGAGATCCGCGCGGCTCACCCTCGCGCGAACCTGTTCGTCATGTACGGACAGACCGAGGCGACAGCCCGGCTGTCGTATCTCCCGCCAGCTGAGCTCGACGGTCATGCCGGCTCGATCGGGCGCGGTGTGCCCGGCGTGAGTCTGCGGGTGGTCGACGGCAGCGGCCGCGATGCCATGCCAGGGCAGATCGGCGAGATCTGGGCGACCGGTGAGAACATCTCTCCTGGCTATCTGTTCGACGAGCGGCGGACGGCGGAGAAGATGCCCGGCGGTGTGCTCCGCACCGGAGACCTGGCGACGGTGGATGCCGACGGTTACATCTACGTCGTCGATCGTGCCGAGGACTTCATCAAGTCGTGGGGGCACCGGATCGCGAGCCAGGATGTCGAGACCGCGGTGATGGAGCTCACCGAGGTGATCTCGGTCGCAGCTGTCGGCGTCCCGGATCCCGTGGCCGGAGAAGCCGTAGCGGTGGCGGTGGTCAAGCGACCCGATTCGGATCTGGATGCTGCGCGCCTGCTGGCGCACTGCCGCGCGCGATTACCGAAGCACATGGTGCCCGAACTCATCGAGTTCGTTGCACAGCTGCCGCTGAACAGCAGCGGCAAGGTCGTCAAGCGCGAGGTTCGCGACCGACTCCACCAGATCGCATCCGGGCGGAGCGTGCCGGCATGA
- the nadE gene encoding NAD(+) synthase, with amino-acid sequence MTEFGPDSLAIDEAAEVERISARIRSYLAASRRKGIVVAVSGGIDSSVVAALSVRALGADRVFALHLPEQESSDETISYSTELTDWLGVESVAENITPILTAAGCYRRRDDAIRSVIPDFGPGWKSKIVLPSVVDSDAFRLFSVVAESPVGEQVAERLTAAAYLEIVAASNFKQRTRKMLEYYHADRLNFAVAGTPNRLEYDQGFFVKLGDGAADIKPIAHLYKTQVYALAAYLGVPESIRSRQPTTDTYSMPQSQEEFYFSLPYSLMDLCLFGLNHGIDAEAIAQAAGLHADQLERVFRDIEQKRRSTAYLHEPPVLIAPVEELLRLDLS; translated from the coding sequence ATGACTGAGTTCGGACCGGACAGCCTCGCCATCGACGAAGCCGCAGAAGTGGAGCGGATCAGCGCACGGATCCGCTCGTACCTCGCCGCGTCGAGGCGCAAGGGCATCGTCGTCGCAGTGTCGGGCGGCATCGATTCGAGCGTGGTCGCCGCGCTCAGCGTGCGCGCGCTCGGCGCTGATCGCGTGTTCGCGCTGCACCTCCCGGAGCAGGAGTCCTCAGACGAGACGATCTCGTACAGCACCGAGCTCACCGACTGGTTGGGCGTCGAGTCCGTCGCCGAGAACATCACGCCGATTCTCACCGCAGCAGGATGCTACCGGCGCAGGGATGACGCGATCCGCTCGGTCATCCCGGACTTCGGGCCAGGGTGGAAGTCGAAGATCGTGCTGCCCAGCGTCGTCGATTCGGACGCGTTCCGGCTGTTCTCGGTGGTGGCCGAATCACCGGTTGGCGAGCAGGTCGCTGAGCGGCTGACCGCCGCCGCATATCTCGAGATCGTCGCGGCCTCGAACTTCAAGCAGCGCACTCGCAAGATGCTCGAGTACTACCACGCCGACCGGCTCAACTTCGCGGTGGCCGGGACGCCGAACCGACTGGAGTACGACCAGGGGTTCTTCGTGAAGCTCGGTGACGGCGCCGCCGACATCAAGCCGATCGCCCACCTGTACAAGACGCAGGTCTACGCACTCGCCGCCTACCTCGGTGTGCCCGAGTCGATCCGGTCCCGCCAGCCCACCACCGACACGTACTCGATGCCGCAGTCGCAGGAGGAGTTCTACTTCTCACTCCCCTACTCGTTGATGGATCTGTGCTTGTTCGGGCTCAATCACGGCATCGACGCGGAGGCCATCGCGCAAGCGGCCGGCCTGCACGCAGACCAGCTCGAGCGCGTGTTCCGCGACATCGAGCAGAAACGGCGCAGCACCGCTTACCTGCATGAGCCGCCCGTGCTGATCGCCCCTGTCGAGGAGCTGCTGCGCCTCGACCTGTCCTGA
- a CDS encoding acyltransferase family protein produces the protein MTLLHSAPRRFAGLDGLRAVAVILVLAYHLFPSSPVRSGFVGVDVFFVISGFLITSLLLRPSRLGPLGSPRRLIDFWRRRARRLLPALAVVITVCATAAWMLGGDVLVGIGRQVLGAATFSYNWLAVADGSDYFAATAPELFRNVWSLAVEEQFYVLWPLLLPLVLLVPGRWTRVALMVLAAGGSVWWMATLVADGDVTRAYFGTDSHAFGLLLGIALALATVNMPQKAWMLRRGAQVGSLLLGLVGLGAVMIAALSPEDADVTGVLVLAYVGTALTIFAGTWPDSWLGRGLDVAPLRWIGERSYGIYLWHWPVLVLALVATQKTGPEAGVPVWIGAVALVISVGAAALSYRFVEQPLRRYGFRRTWRALRSRITGRPMARLAGATALAVGAVAVGGTAAAIVTAPPVTSAAAAIAAGEQAMKDAANAAPDESDEEPEQIDIPEGTEITAVGDSVMLASAPSLYEQFPGITVDAAVSRSIWAGPDILNDLASRGELRENVVMALGTNGPVDWGVLEQISQAAGKDRNLILVNAHAPRDWIPGVNADLEAFADSHRSVWVADWSGAIAPRTDLLAGDGIHPGEAGGDVFADSVEAALERVDKDRIRAEKDFEKAPSGRAPRVPFPE, from the coding sequence ATGACGCTCCTTCACTCTGCTCCTCGACGTTTCGCGGGACTGGACGGTCTGCGCGCGGTGGCGGTCATCCTCGTGCTGGCGTACCACCTCTTTCCGTCATCGCCGGTGCGTTCGGGGTTCGTCGGTGTCGACGTGTTCTTCGTCATCAGCGGCTTCCTGATCACCTCCCTGCTGCTGCGTCCGTCGCGTCTCGGACCGCTCGGATCGCCACGTCGACTGATCGATTTCTGGCGGCGGCGCGCGCGCCGACTGCTGCCGGCGCTCGCCGTGGTGATCACGGTGTGCGCGACGGCGGCGTGGATGCTGGGCGGCGACGTGCTCGTCGGCATCGGGCGGCAGGTGCTGGGCGCCGCCACCTTCAGCTACAACTGGCTCGCCGTCGCCGATGGCAGCGACTACTTCGCGGCGACGGCGCCCGAACTGTTCCGCAACGTCTGGTCGCTCGCCGTCGAAGAGCAGTTCTACGTGCTCTGGCCGCTGCTGCTTCCGCTCGTGCTGCTTGTTCCAGGGCGGTGGACGCGCGTGGCGCTGATGGTGCTGGCCGCGGGTGGCTCGGTGTGGTGGATGGCGACGCTGGTCGCCGACGGCGACGTCACGCGTGCGTACTTCGGCACCGATTCGCACGCGTTCGGCCTGCTGCTCGGCATCGCGCTGGCGCTTGCGACGGTGAACATGCCGCAAAAGGCATGGATGCTGCGGCGCGGTGCGCAGGTCGGATCGCTGCTCCTCGGGCTCGTTGGGCTGGGCGCTGTGATGATCGCCGCGCTGTCGCCGGAGGATGCGGACGTCACCGGAGTGCTCGTGCTCGCATACGTCGGGACGGCGCTCACGATCTTCGCCGGAACCTGGCCGGATTCGTGGCTCGGACGCGGTCTCGATGTCGCGCCGCTGCGCTGGATCGGAGAGCGCTCGTACGGCATCTATCTGTGGCATTGGCCGGTGCTCGTGCTGGCGCTGGTCGCCACGCAGAAGACCGGTCCGGAAGCCGGGGTGCCGGTATGGATCGGCGCTGTCGCGCTCGTGATCTCGGTCGGGGCAGCGGCACTGTCGTACCGGTTCGTGGAACAGCCGCTGCGTCGGTACGGGTTCCGGCGTACGTGGCGAGCTTTGCGCTCGCGCATCACGGGCCGTCCGATGGCGCGTCTGGCTGGAGCGACCGCGCTGGCTGTCGGCGCTGTCGCCGTGGGTGGAACGGCGGCGGCGATCGTCACCGCGCCTCCCGTCACTTCTGCCGCGGCGGCTATCGCGGCGGGGGAGCAGGCCATGAAGGATGCGGCGAACGCAGCGCCCGACGAATCCGACGAAGAACCGGAGCAGATCGACATCCCGGAGGGCACCGAGATCACAGCGGTCGGAGACTCGGTGATGCTCGCATCCGCTCCGTCGCTGTACGAGCAGTTCCCCGGGATCACGGTCGATGCCGCGGTCTCGCGCTCGATCTGGGCGGGGCCGGACATCCTCAATGACCTGGCTTCGAGGGGAGAGCTTCGCGAGAACGTGGTCATGGCGCTCGGCACGAACGGTCCGGTCGACTGGGGCGTGCTCGAGCAGATATCGCAGGCGGCGGGGAAGGACCGCAACCTGATCCTCGTCAATGCGCACGCGCCGCGCGACTGGATCCCCGGCGTGAACGCTGATCTCGAAGCCTTCGCCGACAGTCACCGCTCGGTGTGGGTCGCGGACTGGTCGGGCGCCATCGCACCCCGCACCGACCTGCTCGCCGGTGACGGCATCCACCCCGGCGAGGCCGGCGGCGACGTGTTCGCCGATTCGGTGGAGGCGGCACTTGAGCGTGTGGACAAGGACCGGATCCGCGCCGAGAAGGACTTCGAGAAGGCCCCGTCCGGCCGCGCCCCGCGGGTGCCGTTCCCCGAGTGA
- the glmM gene encoding phosphoglucosamine mutase, giving the protein MPLFGTDGVRGLANGILTADLALTLAQATAVVLGQGRTAEARKAEGKRLSAVVARDPRISGEFLVAAVSAGLAASGVDVLDAGVIPTPALAFLVGDHDADFGVMVSASHNPAPDNGIKIFARGGVKLPDEVEQRIEAAMAGEKLLPTGGSVGRIERFSDAEDRYALHLLGSLPHQLNGIHVVLDCANGAASGVSPETFNDAGAKVTVMGAEPDGTNINDGVGSTHLDKLAEAVVRHGADIGIAHDGDADRCLAVDADGNIIDGDQIMAILAVAMKDRGHLTDNTLVATVMSNLGLHKAMKENGITVRQTGVGDRYVLEDMNAGGYALGGEQSGHVIMSEFATTGDGVLTGLHLVAEMARQKKTIAELASVMTVFPQVLINVPDVDKDRCADDEGVQDAVAAVEAELGDTGRVLLRKSGTEQLVRVMVEAADAESAQSYAQRLADVVKERLAL; this is encoded by the coding sequence ATGCCGCTTTTCGGCACGGACGGCGTGCGAGGACTTGCCAACGGCATCCTCACCGCCGACCTCGCGCTCACCCTGGCCCAGGCGACAGCTGTCGTCCTGGGTCAGGGCCGCACCGCAGAGGCGCGCAAAGCCGAGGGCAAGCGACTGTCAGCAGTCGTCGCCCGCGACCCGCGCATCTCCGGTGAATTCCTCGTGGCCGCAGTCTCTGCCGGCCTCGCAGCATCCGGTGTCGACGTCCTCGACGCCGGCGTCATCCCCACCCCGGCCCTGGCGTTCCTCGTCGGCGACCACGATGCCGACTTCGGCGTCATGGTGTCCGCATCGCACAACCCGGCGCCCGACAACGGGATCAAGATCTTCGCCCGCGGCGGTGTGAAGCTTCCCGATGAGGTCGAGCAGCGCATCGAAGCAGCCATGGCGGGGGAGAAGCTTCTGCCCACCGGCGGTTCCGTCGGGCGTATCGAGCGGTTCTCCGACGCGGAAGACCGCTACGCCCTGCACCTGCTGGGTTCGCTGCCGCATCAGCTCAACGGCATCCACGTCGTGCTCGACTGCGCGAATGGCGCAGCATCCGGTGTCTCGCCCGAGACGTTCAACGACGCCGGTGCGAAGGTGACCGTCATGGGCGCAGAGCCCGACGGCACCAACATCAACGACGGCGTCGGCTCGACGCATCTCGACAAGCTCGCTGAGGCCGTCGTGCGTCACGGCGCAGACATCGGGATCGCACACGACGGCGATGCCGACCGCTGCCTCGCAGTGGACGCCGACGGCAACATCATCGACGGCGACCAGATCATGGCCATCCTCGCGGTGGCGATGAAGGACCGAGGGCACCTCACCGACAACACGCTCGTCGCCACGGTCATGAGCAACCTCGGCCTGCACAAGGCGATGAAGGAGAACGGCATCACCGTGCGCCAGACCGGCGTCGGCGACCGCTACGTGCTCGAAGACATGAACGCCGGCGGCTACGCGCTGGGTGGCGAGCAGTCCGGCCACGTGATCATGAGCGAGTTCGCGACGACCGGCGACGGCGTGCTGACCGGCCTGCACCTGGTCGCCGAGATGGCGCGCCAGAAGAAGACGATCGCGGAGCTCGCATCCGTCATGACCGTCTTCCCGCAGGTGCTCATCAATGTGCCAGACGTCGACAAGGATCGTTGCGCCGACGACGAGGGCGTGCAGGATGCTGTCGCCGCTGTCGAGGCGGAACTCGGTGACACCGGACGGGTGCTGCTGCGCAAGTCCGGCACGGAGCAGCTCGTTCGTGTGATGGTCGAGGCGGCGGATGCTGAATCCGCTCAGTCCTACGCACAGCGCCTCGCGGATGTGGTGAAGGAGCGCCTCGCGCTCTGA